One genomic window of Tenacibaculum tangerinum includes the following:
- the lepB gene encoding signal peptidase I, which translates to MTFTEWFLFFVLIQIIHFLGTWKLYKRAGRKAWEAAVPIYNAVVLMQIINRPKWWVILLFIPIVNLLMFPIVWVETCRSFGFNKRPDTILAIVTLGFYIFYINYFTDAPYIENRSLQPRSTLGEWVSSIAFAIIAATLVHTYFMQPYTIPTSSLEKTLLVGDYLFVSKFHYGARVPMTTVAAPMAHDTIPLVGTKSFLSDDKNKDGLLNKLSLPYMRIPGFQKIKRNDIVVFSWPADTLALMWGDNSGKPTYKPIDKRTNYVKRAVGVPGDSLEVRDGYVFINGKRTVLPDRAKPQWLHIVDTNGEKFSEGAVKRYNIREWGMQGDKYVLNLTDEEAALIAKNPIVKSIEKNLTPKGNFDKSIFPHDPRYLWSNDNFGPIYIPKKGATVALNSKTIPFYEQIIRRYENNNLTIFEDDIYINGEKAKEYTFKQDYYWMMGDNRQRSLDARSWGYVPFDHVVGKPVMIWLSWDPNAPNFMAKLGSIRWDRMFTTVGGSGKSVSYLWVVLVLIGGYMVYSFRKSKRKKA; encoded by the coding sequence ATGACTTTTACAGAATGGTTTTTATTCTTTGTACTTATACAAATAATTCACTTTCTAGGCACATGGAAATTATATAAAAGGGCTGGTAGAAAAGCATGGGAGGCAGCAGTCCCTATTTACAATGCCGTTGTTTTAATGCAAATTATCAACCGCCCAAAATGGTGGGTAATTTTGTTATTTATTCCTATTGTAAACTTGTTAATGTTTCCTATAGTGTGGGTAGAAACCTGTAGAAGTTTTGGTTTTAATAAAAGACCTGATACTATTTTGGCAATTGTAACTTTAGGATTCTATATTTTTTACATTAATTATTTTACTGATGCACCCTATATAGAAAACAGAAGTTTACAACCTCGATCTACTCTGGGTGAGTGGGTTAGCTCTATAGCCTTTGCTATTATTGCAGCTACTTTGGTGCATACGTATTTTATGCAACCCTACACCATACCCACATCTTCGTTAGAAAAAACATTGTTAGTCGGCGATTATTTGTTCGTTAGTAAATTTCATTATGGTGCTCGTGTACCCATGACTACCGTGGCAGCACCTATGGCACACGATACCATTCCTTTGGTAGGTACAAAATCCTTCTTATCTGACGATAAAAACAAAGATGGTTTACTAAACAAATTGTCTTTACCTTACATGCGTATTCCTGGTTTTCAAAAAATTAAACGCAACGATATTGTTGTATTTAGTTGGCCTGCAGACACATTGGCCTTAATGTGGGGAGATAATTCAGGAAAACCAACCTACAAACCTATTGACAAACGTACCAACTATGTAAAACGTGCTGTGGGAGTTCCTGGAGACAGTTTAGAAGTTCGTGATGGATATGTGTTTATCAACGGAAAAAGAACGGTGCTACCTGACAGGGCAAAACCACAATGGTTACATATTGTAGACACTAACGGAGAAAAGTTTAGTGAAGGAGCTGTAAAGAGATACAACATCAGAGAGTGGGGAATGCAAGGAGATAAATATGTATTAAATTTAACAGATGAAGAGGCAGCTTTAATTGCTAAAAACCCTATTGTAAAAAGCATTGAAAAAAATTTAACTCCTAAAGGAAATTTTGACAAATCTATTTTCCCGCACGACCCTAGATATCTTTGGTCTAATGACAATTTTGGTCCTATTTATATTCCAAAAAAGGGAGCTACCGTTGCTTTGAACTCAAAAACAATTCCGTTTTACGAGCAAATTATCCGCAGGTATGAAAATAACAACCTGACTATTTTTGAAGACGATATTTATATTAATGGAGAAAAAGCTAAAGAATACACTTTTAAGCAAGATTATTACTGGATGATGGGTGACAACCGTCAGCGTTCTTTAGATGCCAGAAGCTGGGGGTATGTACCTTTTGATCATGTAGTGGGTAAACCAGTAATGATTTGGTTAAGTTGGGATCCGAATGCGCCTAATTTTATGGCTAAATTAGGTTCAATTCGTTGGGACCGAATGTTTACAACCGTTGGTGGCAGTGGAAAATCTGTTTCTTATCTATGGGTAGTTTTAGTATTAATTGGTGGATATATGGTCTACAGTTTTAGAAAAAGCAAACGAAAAAAAGCCTAA
- the dapB gene encoding 4-hydroxy-tetrahydrodipicolinate reductase, which translates to MKIALLGYGRMGKEIEKIALQRGHEIVIKSIGEETYDIKKADIAIDFSIPSSAYDNIRNCIDNNVPVVSGTTGWLDKYNDIVDLCNQKKGAFIYASNFSLGVNIFFELNKQLAKMMRTLNQYTVSIEEIHHTKKLDAPSGTAITLAEGIIENSHKKAWELDTKTSEENIPITAVRTPDVPGTHTTTYASEVDAIDIKHTAHNRKGFALGAVIAAEWLQNKTGVFTMRDVLNLG; encoded by the coding sequence ATGAAAATTGCCTTACTTGGTTATGGTAGAATGGGTAAAGAAATTGAAAAAATTGCTTTACAAAGAGGACATGAAATTGTAATTAAATCTATAGGAGAAGAAACATACGATATTAAAAAAGCAGATATCGCTATAGATTTTAGTATCCCATCTTCTGCATACGACAATATTCGTAATTGTATTGATAATAATGTACCTGTTGTTTCTGGTACTACTGGTTGGCTAGATAAATACAACGATATTGTTGATTTATGTAACCAAAAAAAGGGAGCTTTTATTTATGCTTCTAATTTTAGCTTGGGTGTGAATATTTTCTTTGAACTGAATAAGCAGCTTGCAAAAATGATGCGTACTTTAAATCAGTACACTGTTTCTATTGAAGAGATTCATCATACTAAAAAATTAGACGCCCCTAGCGGAACTGCCATTACCTTAGCAGAAGGCATTATTGAAAATAGCCATAAAAAAGCTTGGGAATTAGACACAAAAACTTCAGAAGAAAACATTCCAATCACAGCTGTAAGAACCCCAGATGTTCCAGGAACGCACACCACAACTTATGCTTCTGAAGTAGATGCTATCGACATTAAACACACAGCTCACAACCGTAAAGGATTTGCTTTAGGTGCTGTAATTGCTGCTGAGTGGTTACAAAACAAAACAGGTGTTTTTACGATGAGAGATGTGTTAAACTTAGGTTAA
- a CDS encoding DUF5683 domain-containing protein, protein MFQNIFAQKDSIAVRAKQLQLTNDKYNPLSPTKAAFYSAIFPGGGQMYNGKYWKAPIVWAAMGTSAYLYIDNSNEYKRFRTAFKLRKLGLQDEFTRDDGTVLISEAGLESAQKTLRKNRDLSLLSGVLIYILQIIEASVNAHLLQFDTDDSLSVKPVITPDPLLIEAPKVGLTLKYSF, encoded by the coding sequence TTGTTTCAAAATATTTTTGCACAAAAAGATTCTATCGCTGTTAGAGCAAAGCAACTTCAATTAACAAACGACAAATACAATCCTTTATCTCCTACGAAAGCAGCTTTTTATTCAGCTATTTTTCCAGGAGGTGGGCAAATGTATAATGGAAAATATTGGAAAGCACCGATCGTATGGGCGGCCATGGGTACTAGCGCTTATTTATATATTGATAACAGTAACGAGTACAAGCGTTTTCGAACTGCTTTTAAGCTACGTAAACTAGGGTTACAAGACGAGTTTACTAGAGACGATGGTACCGTTCTTATATCTGAAGCTGGTTTGGAAAGCGCGCAAAAAACCTTGCGAAAAAACAGAGATTTATCGTTATTATCTGGTGTGCTTATTTATATTTTACAAATTATTGAAGCGAGTGTAAATGCACATTTATTGCAGTTTGACACCGACGATAGTTTATCGGTAAAACCAGTAATAACCCCCGACCCTCTGCTTATTGAAGCACCAAAGGTCGGTTTAACGTTAAAATATTCTTTTTAA
- a CDS encoding ParB/RepB/Spo0J family partition protein, translating into MAKATKKQALGRGLSALLKETAEVNSAEDKNADKLVGNIIEIDINSIDVNPYQPRTYFDEEALRELASSIKELGVIQPITVRKLSSDQFQLVSGERRFRASKLIGNKTIPAYIRLANDQEMLEMALVENIQRKNLDPIEVALSYQRLIDEIQLTQEELSTRVGKKRSTVTNYLRLLKLDPIIQTGMRDGFISMGHGRALINVDSNSDQLTIYEKIVRDKLSVRQTEELVKNLKAGTVTKTAKKKALPTYISESVKDISDYFGHKIDISVNNRGKGKISIPFHSEEDFNRIKNLLK; encoded by the coding sequence ATGGCAAAAGCAACCAAAAAACAAGCTTTAGGTAGAGGTTTATCAGCATTACTAAAAGAAACTGCAGAAGTAAATTCAGCAGAAGATAAAAATGCAGATAAGTTAGTAGGAAACATTATTGAAATCGACATCAACTCGATAGACGTAAACCCATACCAACCTAGAACTTATTTTGATGAAGAAGCGTTGCGTGAATTGGCTAGCTCTATTAAAGAATTAGGAGTAATTCAGCCCATTACTGTACGTAAACTATCGAGTGATCAATTTCAATTAGTTTCTGGAGAACGCCGTTTTAGAGCTTCTAAACTTATTGGAAATAAAACCATTCCTGCATACATTCGTTTAGCGAACGACCAAGAAATGCTAGAAATGGCGTTGGTAGAAAATATTCAACGTAAAAACTTAGACCCTATCGAAGTGGCGCTGTCTTATCAACGTTTAATAGATGAAATTCAATTAACTCAAGAAGAATTGAGTACTCGTGTAGGTAAAAAACGTTCGACTGTTACCAACTATTTACGTTTATTAAAGCTAGATCCTATTATTCAAACAGGAATGCGTGACGGATTTATATCTATGGGGCACGGTCGTGCATTGATTAATGTTGATAGTAATTCAGACCAATTAACGATTTATGAGAAAATTGTTCGCGATAAACTATCAGTACGTCAAACCGAAGAGTTGGTAAAAAATTTAAAAGCTGGTACTGTAACTAAAACCGCAAAAAAGAAAGCATTACCAACTTATATTTCTGAAAGTGTTAAAGATATTAGCGATTATTTTGGTCATAAAATTGATATTAGCGTAAACAATCGCGGAAAGGGAAAAATTTCAATTCCTTTTCATTCAGAAGAAGATTTTAATCGTATTAAAAACTTATTAAAGTAA
- a CDS encoding ParA family protein, whose translation MGRIIAIANQKGGVGKTTTSVNLAAALGVLEKKVLLIDADPQANATSGLGLDVESIEIGTYQVLEHTVSAKDTVLKTNSPNVDLIPAHIDLVAIEIELVDKHQREYMLKKALKDIKDDYDFILIDCAPSLGLITLNSLVAADAVVIPIQCEYFALEGLGKLLNTIKSVQRIHNPELEIEGLLLTMFDSRLRLSNQVVEEVRKHFSSMVFETIVHRNIRLSEAPSYGESIISYDATSKGAVNYLNLANEILTKNA comes from the coding sequence ATGGGTAGAATTATTGCAATTGCAAATCAAAAAGGTGGTGTAGGTAAAACTACTACCTCTGTAAACCTAGCTGCTGCTTTAGGTGTTTTAGAAAAAAAAGTATTGTTAATTGATGCTGACCCCCAAGCAAATGCTACTTCTGGTTTAGGTTTAGACGTTGAAAGTATAGAAATTGGAACCTATCAGGTTTTAGAACATACGGTTTCTGCTAAGGATACTGTTTTAAAGACAAACTCTCCTAACGTCGACTTAATCCCTGCTCATATAGATTTAGTAGCTATTGAAATTGAATTGGTCGATAAGCATCAACGTGAGTACATGCTAAAAAAAGCTTTGAAGGATATTAAAGATGATTATGATTTCATTTTAATAGATTGTGCTCCTTCTCTGGGTTTAATCACCTTAAACTCTCTCGTTGCAGCAGATGCTGTTGTGATTCCTATTCAATGTGAATATTTTGCATTAGAAGGTTTAGGAAAACTATTAAATACGATAAAAAGTGTTCAAAGAATACACAATCCAGAATTAGAAATTGAAGGTTTGTTATTAACCATGTTCGATTCTCGTTTACGTTTATCTAACCAAGTAGTTGAAGAAGTGCGTAAACACTTCAGTTCTATGGTTTTTGAAACAATAGTACACAGAAATATCCGTTTAAGTGAAGCACCAAGTTATGGTGAAAGTATAATTTCATACGATGCTACGAGTAAAGGTGCCGTAAATTACTTAAATTTGGCGAACGAAATTTTAACTAAAAACGCATAA
- a CDS encoding mannose-1-phosphate guanylyltransferase produces MNSNYYAVIMAGGVGSRLWPVSTEKYPKQFHDLLGTGESLLQKTFKRINQLIPSENILIATNKCYEALVLEQLPNISTKQLLLEPVIRNTAPCILYAALKIKQQNEHAVMLVAPSDHWIENEPEFIKNIDTSLNSCTQKDMLLTLGVHPNHPNTGYGYIQFEENAAKIKKVTLFTEKPNLEKATQFLASGNYLWNAGIFVWSVVSIISAFKKHLPEMVGILDSESQLYNTPLEEEFINKNYKKCENISIDFGILEHSQKVYVLPINVGWDDLGTWNSLYKKLPKNNQQNSIVGAKSICNNASGNIVHTPHGKKVVIQGLHDFIVVEKDDVLIICPRKDEQDIKQLRAQAKDVFGKDSV; encoded by the coding sequence ATGAACAGTAATTATTATGCAGTAATTATGGCGGGAGGCGTAGGTTCTCGTCTTTGGCCAGTAAGTACCGAAAAATACCCAAAACAGTTTCACGACTTGTTAGGAACTGGTGAATCGTTACTGCAAAAAACCTTTAAGAGAATTAACCAATTAATTCCCTCAGAAAATATTTTAATTGCCACCAACAAATGTTATGAAGCATTGGTATTAGAACAACTTCCTAATATTAGCACAAAGCAATTGCTACTCGAACCTGTAATACGCAATACTGCGCCCTGTATTTTGTATGCTGCATTGAAAATTAAACAGCAAAATGAACATGCTGTAATGCTGGTAGCCCCTTCTGACCATTGGATAGAAAACGAACCTGAATTTATTAAAAACATCGACACTTCTTTAAATTCTTGTACTCAAAAAGATATGTTACTAACCTTGGGTGTGCATCCTAATCACCCGAATACAGGATACGGCTATATTCAGTTTGAAGAAAATGCTGCTAAAATTAAAAAAGTAACACTCTTTACTGAAAAGCCAAATCTCGAAAAGGCAACACAATTTTTAGCAAGTGGTAACTACTTATGGAATGCTGGTATTTTTGTTTGGTCAGTTGTTAGTATCATCAGCGCTTTCAAAAAACACCTTCCAGAAATGGTAGGGATTTTAGATAGCGAATCTCAGCTCTACAATACCCCATTAGAAGAAGAGTTTATCAATAAAAATTACAAAAAATGTGAGAACATTTCTATTGATTTTGGAATTTTAGAGCACTCTCAAAAAGTATATGTACTTCCCATAAATGTTGGTTGGGACGATTTAGGCACCTGGAATTCTTTATATAAAAAGCTACCAAAAAACAACCAACAAAATTCGATTGTGGGTGCCAAAAGCATTTGTAACAATGCAAGTGGCAACATCGTTCATACACCTCATGGTAAAAAAGTAGTCATACAAGGACTACACGATTTTATAGTGGTAGAAAAAGACGATGTGTTGATTATCTGTCCGCGTAAAGACGAACAAGACATCAAACAACTCCGAGCCCAAGCCAAAGATGTTTTTGGTAAGGATAGTGTATAA